From one Rhodamnia argentea isolate NSW1041297 chromosome 1, ASM2092103v1, whole genome shotgun sequence genomic stretch:
- the LOC125313720 gene encoding uncharacterized protein LOC125313720: protein MDNLRKPQSAKCKAEPNDNPMYDVLDTPFIFRRWSESISACNLLSEFLKESPRKLHKHDQSWGNTGFSNICIFPWRMVEKIISCFHQASETITGLGGPRETFKIANTRYVSKNPFIQDLWIFIFKEVRRKSEYAFDETKAREIYEGRGDLFLTYRLGDADGNNLLRYVNQARYDSSILCWHIATEIWYNMEKATERNERREFGKILSDYMLYLLLNQHDMVSGVAGAAQMTLADMVLDLSDHIGDATKDTAELCKRLYDYPSHKFGISTLNEGLGLARQMASLGEKKWEVMSGVWVEMLSYAASHIKGDAHVRGLSKGGELLAFVWLLMAHFGCFYKPPWGIFYKPLDARFVHPTGFR from the coding sequence ATGGATAACCTGAGGAAGCCCCAATCCGCCAAATGCAAAGCAGAGCCTAACGACAACCCTATGTATGATGTCTTAGATACACCATTCATATTTCGAAGGTGGTCGGAATCCATCTCTGCTTGCAACCTTTTATCCGAATTCTTGAAGGAGAGTCCGAGAAAGCTGCATAAGCATGATCAGAGCTGGGGCAACACCGGTTTTTCTAATATCTGCATTTTTCCATGGCGTATGGTTGAGAAGATAATCTCTTGTTTCCATCAAGCTAGTGAGACAATCACCGGACTTGGTGGTCCGAGGGAAACATTCAAGATTGCGAATACAAGGTACGTGTCCAAGAATCCTTTTATTCAGGATCTATGGATCTTTATCTTTAAGGAGGTGAGACGTAAATCCGAGTACGCTTTTGATGAGACAAAGGCGAGGGAGATATATGAGGGTAGAGGTGATCTGTTTCTCACGTATAGACTAGGGGATGCCGATGGCAACAATCTTTTAAGGTATGTCAACCAGGCCAGATACGACTCTAGTATTTTGTGTTGGCATATTGCTACTGAAATCTGGTACAACATGGAGAAAGCCACGGAAAGAAATGAGAGAAGGGAATTTGGCAAGATCCTCTCCGACTACATGCTGTATCTTTTACTCAATCAGCATGATATGGTGTCCGGTGTGGCGGGCGCCGCCCAAATGACGTTAGCCGACATGGTGCTCGATCTATCGGACCACATCGGCGATGCGACCAAGGACACAGCGGAGCTATGCAAGAGATTGTATGATTATCCTTCCCACAAATTCGGGATATCCACGCTCAATGAGGGGCTCGGATTGGCCCGACAGATGGCAAGTCTCGGGGAAAAGAAATGGGAGGTGATGAGCGGAGTTTGGGTGGAGATGCTGTCATATGCAGCAAGTCATATCAAGGGGGATGCACATGTGCGGGGGCTGagcaaaggtggagagcttctTGCCTTTGTTTGGCTCTTGATGGCCCATTTCGGTTGTTTCTACAAACCTCCATGGGGCATATTTTATAAGCCTTTGGATGCAAGGTTTGTGCATCCAACAGGATTCAGATAA